Proteins from a genomic interval of Streptococcus sp. D7B5:
- a CDS encoding YutD family protein → MRKEIAPELYNYNKFPGLEFHVNGDKVETEGIAFTLVENIKDAFDVTVFNQRFSEVLTKFDYVVGDWSNEQLRLRGFYKDDRTEEKIEKISRLQDYLLEYCSYGCAYFVLENQAPKRASFDKKSRKKEEENLPRRGKKPSQNKRKPNADKRNRRRHKDQKSQKEDKGQRHFVIRQK, encoded by the coding sequence ATGCGTAAAGAAATTGCACCTGAATTATACAACTATAACAAGTTTCCTGGCCTAGAATTTCATGTGAATGGGGATAAGGTTGAGACTGAAGGGATTGCTTTTACCTTGGTTGAAAATATCAAGGATGCTTTTGATGTGACCGTCTTTAATCAGCGCTTTTCAGAAGTGTTGACCAAGTTTGATTATGTCGTGGGGGACTGGAGCAATGAACAGCTTCGCCTACGCGGTTTTTACAAAGACGATCGAACAGAGGAAAAAATTGAAAAAATCAGTCGCTTACAGGATTATCTTTTGGAGTACTGTAGTTATGGTTGTGCCTATTTTGTCCTAGAAAATCAAGCACCGAAGCGTGCGTCATTTGACAAGAAATCGCGTAAAAAGGAAGAGGAAAACCTTCCTAGAAGAGGCAAGAAACCTTCGCAAAACAAGAGAAAACCAAATGCGGATAAGCGAAATAGACGTCGTCATAAGGACCAAAAGTCTCAGAAAGAGGACAAGGGACAGCGCCATTTTGTCATTCGTCAGAAATAG
- the sodA gene encoding superoxide dismutase SodA, which produces MAIILPDLPYAYDALEPYIDAETMHLHHDKHHQTYVNNANAALEKHPEIGEDLEALLADVESIPADIRQALINNGGGHLNHALFWELMTPEKTAPSAELAAAIDATFGSFEEFQAAFTAAATTRFGSGWAWLVVNKEGKLEVTSTANQDTPISEGKKPILGLDVWEHAYYVKYRNVRPDYIKAFFSVINWNKVDELYAAAK; this is translated from the coding sequence ATGGCTATTATCTTACCAGACCTTCCATACGCATACGACGCTTTGGAACCATACATCGATGCAGAAACAATGCACTTGCACCATGACAAACACCACCAAACATACGTAAACAACGCAAATGCAGCTCTTGAAAAACACCCTGAAATTGGGGAAGACCTTGAAGCCTTGCTTGCAGATGTTGAATCTATCCCTGCTGATATCCGTCAAGCACTTATCAACAATGGTGGTGGACACTTGAACCACGCTCTTTTCTGGGAATTGATGACTCCTGAGAAAACAGCTCCTTCAGCAGAACTTGCAGCAGCAATCGATGCAACATTTGGTTCATTTGAAGAGTTCCAAGCAGCCTTTACAGCAGCAGCTACAACTCGCTTCGGTTCTGGATGGGCTTGGTTGGTTGTCAACAAAGAAGGAAAACTTGAAGTAACTTCAACAGCAAACCAAGACACACCAATCTCAGAAGGTAAAAAACCAATCTTGGGCTTGGACGTTTGGGAACATGCTTACTACGTGAAATACCGCAACGTGCGTCCTGACTACATCAAAGCTTTCTTCTCAGTCATCAACTGGAACAAAGTAGATGAGCTTTACGCAGCAGCAAAATAA
- the holA gene encoding DNA polymerase III subunit delta, giving the protein MLAIEESQNLSLSNLSSLTLFTGSDQGQFEVMKDQVLKQIGYDPADLNFAYFDMKEVAYKDLELELVSLPFFADEKIVILDHFLDITTAKKRFLTDDELKSFEEYLDNPSPTTKLLIFSEGKLDSKRRLVKLLKRDATVFDAIEAKEQELRQYFQKWSQKQGLQFAEKSFENLFIKSGFQFSEIQKNLLFLQSYKSDGLIEEKDIVEAIPKTLQDNIFDLTQFILAKKIDQARDLVRDLTLQGEDEIKLIAVMLGQFRTFIQVKILSDAGQTESQIVSSLGTYLGRNPNPYQIKFALRDSRGISLAFLKRAISYLIETDYQIKTGVYEKSYLFEKALLQIATEAN; this is encoded by the coding sequence ATGCTAGCCATAGAAGAGAGTCAAAACTTGTCTTTATCTAACTTATCTAGCCTGACCTTATTTACAGGTTCGGACCAAGGTCAGTTTGAAGTTATGAAGGATCAGGTCCTGAAACAGATCGGCTATGATCCAGCCGACCTCAATTTTGCCTACTTTGACATGAAAGAAGTAGCCTATAAGGATTTAGAGCTGGAGCTGGTCAGTCTCCCTTTCTTTGCAGATGAGAAAATCGTGATATTAGACCATTTTCTCGATATTACAACAGCCAAGAAACGGTTTTTAACAGATGATGAACTTAAGTCATTTGAGGAATACCTTGACAATCCTTCACCGACAACCAAGTTATTAATTTTTTCAGAAGGAAAACTGGATAGCAAGAGACGATTGGTCAAACTGCTCAAGCGTGACGCGACAGTATTTGATGCTATCGAGGCTAAGGAACAAGAACTTCGCCAATATTTCCAAAAATGGAGTCAGAAACAAGGTCTGCAGTTTGCGGAAAAGTCTTTTGAAAATCTATTCATCAAGTCTGGTTTTCAGTTTAGCGAAATCCAGAAGAATCTCCTCTTTTTACAATCTTATAAGTCAGATGGCCTGATTGAGGAAAAGGACATTGTTGAAGCTATTCCAAAGACTTTACAAGACAATATTTTTGATTTGACTCAGTTTATTTTAGCTAAGAAGATTGATCAGGCCCGTGACTTAGTTAGAGACTTGACTCTGCAAGGGGAAGACGAAATCAAACTCATAGCTGTCATGTTAGGACAGTTCCGAACCTTTATCCAAGTGAAAATCTTATCAGATGCTGGTCAGACGGAATCGCAGATTGTAAGCAGTCTGGGGACTTATTTGGGGCGCAATCCTAATCCTTATCAAATCAAGTTTGCATTGAGAGATTCGAGAGGGATTTCCTTGGCTTTTCTCAAGCGAGCGATTTCTTATTTGATTGAAACAGACTACCAGATTAAGACAGGTGTCTATGAAAAAAGTTACTTGTTTGAAAAGGCACTCTTGCAGATTGCGACAGAGGCAAATTGA
- a CDS encoding dihydroorotate oxidase, with protein MVSTKTQIAGFEFDNCLMNAAGVACMTIEELEGVKNSAAGTFVTKTATLDFRQGNPEPRYQNVPLGSINSMGLPNNGLDYYLNYLLDLQEKEPNRTFFLSLVGMSPEETHTILKKVQESEFKGLTELNLSCPNVPGKPQIAYDFETTDCILAEVFAYFTKPLGIKLPPYFDIVHFDQAAAIFNKYPLKFVNCVNSIGNGLYIEDESVVIRPKNGFGGIGGEYIKPTALANVHAFYQRLNPQIQIIGTGGVLTGRDAFEHILCGASMVQVGTTLHKEGISAFERITNELKAIMAEKGYENLEDFRGKLRYID; from the coding sequence ATGGTATCAACGAAAACACAAATAGCTGGCTTTGAGTTTGACAATTGCTTGATGAATGCGGCGGGTGTGGCTTGTATGACGATAGAAGAGCTTGAAGGAGTCAAAAACTCAGCGGCGGGTACTTTTGTTACGAAGACTGCGACCTTGGACTTTCGTCAGGGCAATCCTGAGCCACGATACCAGAATGTTCCACTTGGTTCTATCAACTCCATGGGCTTACCAAATAATGGCTTAGACTACTATTTGAACTATCTTTTGGACTTGCAGGAAAAAGAGCCAAACCGAACTTTCTTCCTATCTCTAGTTGGCATGTCTCCAGAAGAAACACATACCATCTTGAAAAAAGTGCAAGAGAGTGAATTCAAAGGACTGACAGAGCTTAATCTCTCTTGTCCAAATGTTCCAGGAAAACCTCAGATTGCTTATGATTTTGAGACAACAGATTGTATCTTGGCAGAAGTATTTGCCTACTTTACCAAACCTCTTGGAATCAAATTGCCACCTTATTTTGATATTGTTCACTTTGATCAAGCGGCAGCTATTTTCAACAAATACCCGCTCAAGTTTGTTAACTGTGTTAACTCTATCGGAAACGGCCTTTATATAGAAGACGAGTCGGTCGTGATTCGTCCTAAGAATGGTTTTGGTGGAATTGGTGGAGAGTATATCAAACCGACCGCTCTAGCGAATGTGCACGCCTTTTACCAACGTTTAAATCCCCAAATCCAAATTATCGGAACGGGTGGCGTTTTAACGGGGCGTGATGCCTTTGAACATATCCTCTGCGGTGCGAGTATGGTGCAAGTAGGGACCACTCTTCACAAAGAAGGTATCAGTGCTTTTGAACGCATTACCAATGAACTGAAAGCTATTATGGCGGAAAAAGGGTACGAAAACCTAGAAGATTTCCGTGGGAAATTGCGCTATATTGACTAA
- the gdhA gene encoding NADP-specific glutamate dehydrogenase, with the protein MTSAKDYIQSVFATVKARNGHEAEFLQAVEEFFSTLEPVFEKHPEYIEENILARITEPERVISFRVPWVDREGKVQVNRGYRVQFNSAVGPYKGGLRFHPTVNQGILKFLGFEQIFKNVLTGLPIGGGKGGSDFDPKGKTDAEVMRFCQSFMTELQKYIGPSLDVPAGDIGVGGREIGYLYGQYKRLNQFDAGVLTGKPLGFGGSLIRPEATGYGLVYYTEEMLKANGNSFTGKKVVISGSGNVAQYALQKATELGATVISVSDSNGYVIDENGIDFDLLVDVKEKRRARLTEYAAEKATATYHEGSVWTYAGNYDIALPCATQNEINGEAAKRLVAQGVICVSEGANMPSDLDAIKVYKENGILYGPAKAANAGGVAVSALEMSQNSLRLSWTREEVDGRLKDIMTNIFNTAKTTAETYGLGTDYLAGANIAAFENVANAMIAQGIV; encoded by the coding sequence ATGACATCTGCTAAAGACTATATCCAAAGCGTGTTTGCAACTGTGAAAGCTCGTAACGGGCATGAGGCTGAATTTCTCCAGGCGGTTGAAGAATTCTTCAGCACTTTGGAACCTGTATTTGAAAAACATCCCGAGTATATCGAAGAAAACATCTTGGCACGCATCACTGAGCCTGAGCGCGTGATTTCTTTCCGTGTTCCTTGGGTTGACCGTGAAGGTAAAGTCCAAGTCAACCGTGGTTACCGTGTTCAATTCAACTCAGCTGTTGGACCATATAAAGGCGGACTTCGTTTCCACCCAACTGTAAACCAAGGGATCTTGAAATTCCTCGGTTTCGAACAAATCTTTAAAAACGTCTTGACTGGACTTCCAATCGGTGGAGGTAAAGGGGGATCAGACTTCGATCCTAAAGGTAAGACTGATGCTGAAGTGATGCGCTTCTGCCAAAGCTTTATGACAGAATTGCAAAAATACATCGGACCATCTCTTGACGTACCTGCTGGTGATATCGGTGTTGGTGGACGTGAAATTGGTTACCTATACGGACAATACAAACGTCTTAACCAATTTGATGCGGGTGTCTTGACTGGTAAACCTCTTGGATTTGGTGGTAGCTTGATTCGTCCAGAAGCAACTGGTTATGGTTTGGTTTACTACACTGAAGAAATGCTCAAAGCTAATGGTAACAGTTTTACTGGTAAGAAAGTGGTTATTTCAGGTTCTGGTAACGTAGCTCAATACGCTCTTCAAAAAGCAACTGAACTTGGCGCTACTGTTATCTCTGTATCTGACTCAAATGGTTATGTCATCGACGAAAATGGTATTGACTTCGATCTTTTGGTTGATGTTAAAGAAAAACGCCGTGCTCGTTTGACTGAGTATGCAGCTGAGAAAGCAACTGCTACTTACCATGAAGGTTCTGTATGGACTTACGCTGGTAACTACGACATCGCTCTTCCATGTGCGACTCAAAACGAAATCAACGGTGAAGCAGCTAAACGTTTGGTTGCTCAAGGCGTTATCTGTGTATCTGAAGGTGCTAACATGCCTAGTGACCTTGATGCGATTAAAGTCTACAAAGAAAACGGAATCCTTTACGGTCCTGCCAAAGCTGCCAACGCTGGTGGTGTAGCTGTATCAGCGCTTGAAATGAGCCAAAACAGCCTTCGCCTTTCATGGACCCGTGAAGAAGTTGATGGACGCCTCAAAGACATCATGACAAACATCTTCAATACAGCTAAAACAACTGCTGAAACATACGGTCTTGGTACTGACTACCTTGCAGGAGCAAATATCGCTGCCTTCGAAAACGTAGCAAACGCTATGATTGCACAAGGTATTGTTTAA
- a CDS encoding GNAT family N-acetyltransferase, translating to MNLRPMEVRDNSAVAQLIRASLEEFGLDKPGTVYFDSHLDHLADYYQQQERAAYFVLEDEGQLVGCGGFAPVSDKIAELQKLYVTKNSRGKGYSSRLIKRIFQEARLAGYEQLYLETSTELATAVAIYQHYGFRSLQQPLSNAAGHPAMNIWMIKSLLSDE from the coding sequence ATGAACTTACGGCCAATGGAAGTGAGAGACAATTCAGCTGTAGCGCAGCTCATTCGAGCCAGCCTAGAAGAATTCGGGCTTGACAAACCAGGAACTGTCTACTTTGATTCTCATCTAGATCATTTGGCCGACTATTATCAACAGCAAGAGAGAGCAGCTTACTTTGTTCTGGAAGATGAAGGACAGCTGGTTGGCTGTGGTGGCTTTGCACCTGTGTCTGATAAGATTGCTGAATTACAAAAACTGTACGTCACTAAGAATAGCCGTGGCAAAGGTTATTCCAGCAGGTTGATAAAGCGGATATTCCAGGAAGCCCGTCTAGCTGGTTATGAACAGCTTTATCTAGAAACCTCTACTGAACTGGCTACGGCTGTGGCCATCTATCAACACTATGGTTTCAGATCACTGCAACAACCACTTTCTAACGCCGCCGGCCACCCAGCTATGAATATCTGGATGATAAAATCCCTCTTATCAGATGAATAG
- a CDS encoding TetR/AcrR family transcriptional regulator, giving the protein MESLEQKYAQTLENSNLSLKQRQVLLSSLKLFSEIGFENTTASLIAKEAGVSEGTVFSYFKTKEGILEAILSTFLEQVIPDVIADFSEKKFTANQESFPVFLRSIVRDRLVFIQENQMQVKILLSRSFIDKTISEQLGNVIVHSIIKSISPVLNQFKENGVIRDWSNERMVRYILALSLSYVIPMMLNDKEDVNIDEAVNEIVECLSFALVEVK; this is encoded by the coding sequence ATGGAAAGTTTAGAACAAAAGTACGCTCAGACATTAGAAAATAGCAACTTGAGTTTAAAACAACGTCAAGTGTTATTATCAAGTCTAAAGTTATTTTCAGAAATTGGTTTTGAGAATACAACAGCAAGCCTTATTGCTAAGGAGGCTGGAGTTTCAGAAGGGACAGTTTTTAGTTACTTTAAAACTAAGGAAGGCATCTTAGAAGCTATTCTGTCAACTTTTCTCGAACAGGTTATTCCAGATGTGATTGCTGATTTTTCTGAGAAGAAATTTACAGCAAACCAAGAGAGTTTTCCAGTGTTTTTGAGAAGCATTGTTCGAGATAGACTAGTTTTCATTCAGGAGAATCAAATGCAAGTTAAAATTCTCTTGAGTCGTTCTTTTATTGATAAAACTATTTCTGAGCAGTTAGGGAATGTTATTGTTCACTCTATCATTAAGTCAATTAGTCCAGTTCTGAATCAGTTTAAAGAAAATGGTGTTATTCGAGATTGGTCAAATGAAAGAATGGTTCGTTATATTCTAGCCTTGAGTCTTTCTTATGTTATTCCAATGATGTTGAATGATAAGGAAGATGTGAACATAGATGAAGCAGTAAACGAAATTGTTGAATGCCTGTCTTTTGCCTTAGTAGAAGTAAAGTGA